One stretch of Nocardia mangyaensis DNA includes these proteins:
- a CDS encoding aldehyde dehydrogenase family protein has translation MTELDQSAATIEVRNPATGDRSGSVPITTPDEVAAAVRELRLYQPEWEAIGPEGRKQWLLKLQDWLIDNTEHLADVLQSETAKPRADALIDPAFAVDLLGYYARRAAKFLGDEHPSPHTPLGRLKTLTVAYRPYQVVGVITPWNFPLAMPAIDVFPALAAGAAVILKPSEVTPLSAVELARGWAEIGAPPVFKVVTGAGETGGAVVDNADYVQFTGSTATGRKIAAACAERMVPYSLELGGKDPAIVLADADIDRAAHGIAFGGMFNAGQVCISVERVYVEAPVYDEFVATLTAAVAALRQGADGRESKNDVGALANENQVRIVQRHVDEAVAAGARVTTGGKRTGVGTFFEPTVLVDVDHSMSCVAEETFGPTLPVMKVADEAEAIRLANDSIYGLSASVWTGDKARGEQVARQLNAGAVNINDVFSNLFNFAMPMGGWGQSGVGARWGGAAGIRKYCRAQAITRPRLPTMAKELFWYPYDMNKLLVMLGAMRAAGARGLRRVDLPAILRLKDGR, from the coding sequence GTGACCGAACTCGACCAGAGCGCCGCGACCATCGAGGTACGCAATCCGGCGACCGGCGATCGCAGCGGATCCGTCCCGATCACCACGCCCGACGAGGTGGCGGCGGCGGTCCGCGAACTGCGCCTCTACCAGCCAGAGTGGGAGGCGATCGGCCCCGAGGGACGCAAGCAGTGGCTGTTGAAGCTGCAGGACTGGCTGATCGACAACACCGAGCATCTGGCCGACGTGTTGCAGTCCGAGACGGCCAAGCCGCGCGCGGACGCGCTCATCGACCCGGCCTTCGCCGTCGACCTGCTCGGCTACTACGCGCGCAGGGCGGCGAAGTTCCTCGGCGACGAGCATCCCTCCCCGCACACCCCGCTGGGTCGGCTGAAGACCCTGACCGTGGCCTACCGTCCGTACCAGGTGGTCGGGGTCATCACGCCATGGAACTTCCCGCTCGCGATGCCCGCGATCGATGTGTTCCCCGCGCTGGCCGCCGGTGCCGCCGTGATCCTCAAACCCTCGGAGGTGACCCCGCTCTCAGCGGTGGAGCTGGCGCGCGGCTGGGCCGAGATCGGCGCGCCGCCGGTGTTCAAGGTGGTGACCGGTGCGGGTGAGACCGGTGGCGCCGTGGTCGACAACGCCGACTACGTCCAGTTCACCGGCTCCACCGCGACCGGCCGCAAGATCGCGGCCGCCTGCGCGGAGCGGATGGTGCCCTACAGCCTCGAACTCGGCGGCAAGGACCCGGCAATCGTGCTGGCCGACGCCGATATCGACCGGGCCGCGCACGGCATCGCCTTCGGCGGCATGTTCAACGCCGGGCAGGTCTGCATCTCGGTGGAGCGGGTCTATGTCGAGGCGCCGGTGTACGACGAGTTCGTCGCCACACTGACCGCGGCGGTCGCGGCCTTGCGCCAAGGCGCCGACGGGCGCGAGTCGAAGAATGACGTGGGCGCGCTGGCCAACGAGAACCAGGTTCGGATCGTGCAGCGTCATGTCGACGAGGCCGTCGCCGCTGGCGCGCGGGTGACCACCGGCGGCAAGCGCACCGGGGTCGGCACCTTCTTCGAGCCGACCGTGCTCGTCGATGTCGACCATTCGATGTCGTGTGTCGCCGAGGAGACCTTCGGGCCGACCCTGCCGGTGATGAAGGTGGCCGACGAGGCCGAGGCGATCCGGCTCGCCAACGATTCGATCTACGGGCTTTCGGCGTCGGTGTGGACCGGTGACAAGGCGCGTGGCGAGCAGGTCGCCAGGCAGCTGAACGCGGGCGCGGTGAACATCAACGACGTGTTCTCCAACCTGTTCAACTTCGCCATGCCGATGGGCGGCTGGGGACAGTCCGGGGTCGGCGCGCGCTGGGGTGGTGCGGCCGGCATTCGGAAGTACTGCCGCGCGCAGGCGATCACGCGGCCGAGGCTGCCGACGATGGCCAAGGAACTGTTCTGGTATCCGTACGACATGAACAAGCTGCTCGTCATGCTCGGTGCGATGCGGGCTGCGGGCGCACGTGGTCTCCGTCGCGTCGATCTGCCCGCGATACTGCGGCTCAAAGACGGCAGATAG
- a CDS encoding LysR family transcriptional regulator, translated as MDPHLRDLRYFVAVAEELHFTNAAQRLHIAQPTLSRQIRQLERQLDVVLFDRNQRSVALTVAGKELLEGARKILELWEVTNVSLQEAGEVLRVGIQSALGRGLLNDLESASGHRLALHAASWNDPSSGLAGRQADLALVWLPLPDPNRYRWQVLRTEPRWVLLPENHALAEQESIDFADLLDEPFIALPTEAGAVRDFWLGNDARGGRAAKIGAEAATPEDKLEAVSLGLGVCLLAENNVPMYRWPGLTARPVAGLTPCELAVAWRADDTRPTILEFAGRAVDGGFSEPQIQPQPVAV; from the coding sequence ATGGACCCGCATTTGCGCGATCTGCGGTATTTCGTCGCCGTCGCTGAGGAACTGCATTTCACCAACGCCGCCCAGCGGCTGCACATCGCTCAGCCGACGTTGTCACGCCAGATCCGCCAGCTCGAACGCCAGCTCGACGTGGTCCTGTTCGACCGCAACCAGCGCAGTGTCGCCCTCACCGTCGCCGGTAAGGAACTGCTCGAAGGGGCTCGCAAGATCCTCGAACTGTGGGAGGTCACCAACGTCTCCCTGCAGGAAGCGGGTGAGGTGCTGCGCGTCGGCATCCAGTCCGCGCTCGGTCGCGGTCTGCTCAACGACCTGGAGAGCGCCAGCGGACACCGCCTGGCCCTGCACGCCGCCTCCTGGAACGACCCGTCCAGCGGCCTGGCCGGTCGCCAGGCCGACCTGGCGCTGGTGTGGCTGCCGCTGCCCGACCCCAACCGCTACCGCTGGCAGGTGCTGCGCACCGAGCCCCGCTGGGTGCTCCTGCCGGAGAACCACGCGCTGGCCGAGCAGGAGAGCATCGACTTCGCCGATCTCCTCGACGAACCCTTCATCGCCCTGCCCACCGAGGCGGGCGCGGTGCGTGACTTCTGGCTCGGCAACGACGCCCGTGGCGGCCGGGCCGCCAAGATCGGCGCCGAGGCCGCCACCCCCGAGGACAAGCTCGAGGCCGTGAGCCTCGGTCTCGGCGTGTGCCTGCTCGCGGAGAACAACGTCCCGATGTACCGCTGGCCGGGACTCACCGCGCGACCGGTCGCCGGGCTCACCCCGTGTGAGCTGGCGGTGGCCTGGCGTGCCGACGACACCCGTCCGACCATCCTGGAGTTCGCCGGCCGCGCTGTCGACGGCGGCTTCTCCGAGCCGCAGATCCAGCCGCAGCCGGTCGCGGTCTAG
- a CDS encoding amidase: MGPGEYPIGGPAAALAARVRAGTITPADVVTEALARISSENRKINAFTVVRADRARAEARELAARDDLDELPLAGVPVAVKQNIAVAGEPTRAGSAATSTSDESVDHPVVARLRAAGAIVVGLTAMPELGIWGSTDEDGRVTRNPRDVGRSAGGSSGGAAAAVAAGLVPIAHGNDGLGSIRVPAAACGVFGIKPGRQVVPSAIGADSWAGLAENGVLATTVSDAALALSVLAGRSDLAELRAPQRLRIGLAVAPPSRLVRMDRHWTAAARTAGARAAAAGHQVEPVELPYGDAALAMLLRWPTAGLADAARLPNPDLLQPRTRRHLALGRLIRRLRLVRPDQVDRTEARMLEFFEDFDVVITPTLAAPPPKARQWSRRGWAANVISSVRYAPFTGLWNLIGWPAASVPMGVHPEAHTPLAAQLAGPPGSEASLLGLAAQLELSN; encoded by the coding sequence ATGGGTCCCGGCGAATACCCCATCGGCGGTCCCGCGGCGGCACTCGCCGCGCGGGTACGCGCTGGCACGATCACGCCCGCCGACGTGGTGACCGAGGCACTGGCCCGGATCTCCTCGGAGAATCGCAAGATCAACGCCTTCACCGTCGTGCGCGCCGACCGGGCCCGCGCCGAGGCGCGGGAACTGGCCGCCCGTGACGACCTCGATGAGCTGCCGCTGGCCGGGGTGCCGGTCGCGGTGAAGCAGAACATCGCGGTCGCGGGGGAGCCGACCCGCGCGGGTTCGGCGGCCACCTCCACCAGCGACGAGAGCGTCGATCACCCGGTGGTCGCGCGGTTGCGGGCCGCGGGCGCGATCGTCGTCGGGTTGACGGCGATGCCCGAACTCGGGATCTGGGGCAGTACCGACGAGGACGGACGTGTCACTCGTAATCCGCGCGATGTCGGTCGCAGCGCGGGTGGGTCATCGGGCGGTGCGGCAGCCGCGGTGGCCGCCGGGCTCGTGCCGATCGCGCACGGCAACGACGGTCTGGGCTCGATCCGGGTGCCCGCCGCGGCGTGCGGTGTCTTCGGGATCAAGCCGGGTCGGCAGGTGGTGCCCTCGGCGATCGGCGCCGATTCCTGGGCGGGCCTGGCCGAGAACGGGGTGCTCGCTACCACGGTCTCCGACGCGGCGCTCGCGCTGTCGGTGCTGGCGGGCCGCTCGGACCTGGCCGAGCTACGCGCGCCACAGCGACTACGCATCGGACTGGCCGTGGCTCCGCCGTCGCGGCTGGTCCGCATGGATCGGCACTGGACGGCGGCGGCGCGCACCGCGGGTGCGCGCGCGGCGGCGGCCGGACACCAGGTGGAACCGGTCGAATTGCCCTACGGCGACGCGGCGCTGGCGATGCTGCTGCGCTGGCCGACCGCCGGTCTGGCCGACGCGGCCCGGCTACCGAACCCGGATCTGCTCCAGCCACGCACCCGGCGTCATTTGGCGTTGGGCCGGCTCATCCGGCGCCTGCGGCTGGTCCGACCCGATCAGGTCGACCGGACCGAGGCCAGAATGCTGGAATTCTTCGAAGACTTCGATGTGGTGATCACCCCCACGCTCGCGGCACCGCCGCCCAAGGCCCGGCAGTGGAGCAGACGCGGCTGGGCCGCCAATGTCATCTCCTCGGTGCGCTACGCACCGTTCACCGGCCTGTGGAATCTGATCGGCTGGCCCGCCGCCTCGGTGCCGATGGGGGTGCACCCGGAGGCGCACACCCCGCTGGCCGCGCAACTGGCCGGACCACCGGGAAGCGAGGCCAGCCTGCTCGGCCTCGCCGCCCAATTGGAACTGTCGAACTAG